In the Lentimicrobium sp. L6 genome, one interval contains:
- a CDS encoding DUF4136 domain-containing protein: protein MRTKWLILFVISLSLVLTSCYKQQETATLEEYDITFTNYDTEFDFNSYSTFFVRDSVMLYSDYLEDEEIEEFYTNGTSDEIREVIINKFKSLGYTEAADLESSDFLINPSILMNTQTTVTYYPYYWWGYPGYWGWYGGYWKNTNVDKGTDYYPYYGWYPSWGASYYSYNTGSMVMDMADGESVMDYRTWLENAGPNPDPNDAPAVVFRWTAKIDGILSNDASYNGSRAVRGFNEAFEQSPYLQK from the coding sequence ATGAGAACAAAATGGTTAATCCTTTTTGTTATATCACTAAGTTTAGTGTTAACTTCTTGTTATAAGCAACAAGAAACGGCTACCTTAGAGGAATATGACATTACTTTTACTAATTACGATACGGAATTTGATTTTAATAGCTACAGCACTTTCTTTGTTCGAGATTCAGTGATGCTATACTCTGATTATCTTGAAGATGAAGAGATTGAAGAATTCTATACAAATGGCACATCTGATGAAATTAGAGAGGTTATTATTAATAAATTTAAATCATTGGGTTATACTGAGGCTGCTGATTTGGAGTCTTCGGACTTTTTAATTAATCCTTCTATTTTAATGAATACACAAACCACTGTAACTTATTACCCATATTATTGGTGGGGATACCCAGGTTATTGGGGATGGTATGGTGGATACTGGAAGAATACTAATGTAGATAAGGGCACTGATTATTACCCTTATTATGGTTGGTATCCAAGTTGGGGAGCTAGCTATTATAGTTATAATACCGGATCTATGGTTATGGATATGGCTGATGGTGAATCTGTAATGGATTATCGTACTTGGTTAGAAAATGCTGGTCCTAATCCAGATCCTAATGATGCTCCTGCTGTTGTATTCCGTTGGACTGCCAAAATAGATGGAATCTTAAGTAACGATGCAAGTTATAATGGCTCCAGAGCTGTAAGAGGATTCAATGAAGCTTTTGAACAATCACCATATTTACAGAAATAA
- a CDS encoding outer membrane beta-barrel protein produces MMKRLFIVAILFAFLGLSNQASAQKPDATGFIKTYAQPGGMLTFDWIIGVPVGQMSDKFISKTSTRGFAMEYRYLFNDPISVGGGFSWQGFSEKFDRSTYEMEGAAITSTRFNYLYTFPLYVNFHYYPLKNNYIYPFIGVNAGMFNIEKQDQIGQYYVEDKSWQFGFQPEIGALFQLNPGSGFGFIVKGKYTHILYNKGEYNSLSHFDIHIGATFVF; encoded by the coding sequence ATGATGAAAAGATTATTTATAGTCGCAATACTATTTGCTTTTTTAGGTCTTTCTAATCAAGCAAGTGCTCAAAAACCTGATGCAACAGGATTTATTAAAACTTATGCTCAACCTGGTGGAATGTTGACTTTCGATTGGATTATCGGTGTTCCAGTAGGCCAAATGAGTGATAAGTTCATTAGTAAAACATCTACTAGAGGTTTTGCTATGGAATATAGATATTTATTTAACGACCCTATTTCTGTGGGTGGTGGATTTAGCTGGCAAGGATTCTCTGAAAAATTTGACCGTTCCACATATGAAATGGAAGGTGCCGCGATTACTTCGACTCGATTTAATTATCTATATACCTTCCCTCTTTATGTGAATTTCCATTATTATCCATTGAAAAACAATTATATATATCCCTTTATTGGTGTTAATGCTGGAATGTTTAACATCGAGAAGCAAGATCAGATTGGTCAGTACTATGTAGAAGATAAAAGCTGGCAGTTTGGTTTCCAACCTGAAATTGGAGCTTTATTCCAATTAAACCCAGGTTCTGGATTTGGATTTATTGTTAAAGGAAAGTATACACATATTCTTTATAATAAAGGAGAATATAATAGTTTGTCTCATTTTGATATTCATATTGGTGCAACATTTGTATTTTAA
- a CDS encoding ATP-binding protein, giving the protein MKMILKKYMLLINISLLLLVTVAYVILGNNKSESITNVAQQIQSQVQSDQVLLDGILLELQEVLILNGKEAFEIKALSYQAKYKNRFAFALYEDQQLELWTENHIVFSESFNEIDKPGLQHLGSYQVVLRYKQVQQFSIVGVQIIKIQYPWENEYLMSHLASYFSISKKLIVSDTKGFLVEGNKGEELFYIDSAENNSLGKLKLLPFFLFIFSFYFLAQILQKLLKKLSKEKELIALSIFSLVIFTWYGIHLFFGVPEFIFQSELFSPGLYAHFWIYNTIGNLFFISLMLMVVVIYYFNHVKTRQLNVLFIHIYLVFIFLLYYILVILIRSLIFDSQIGLDLFQLASLNIYSYLVILIIFILQFSLFFAVYRWLGHFINCKKVEYHIWIFLLGIGVLPLVTSSDFLISFWLIHLSISAIIILTFYWQRRNTGNRKLGEVLFFLVFFTFLTTFYLNYLNDQKEGLIRETSALTLDLENDPFLEEQFISSIEKIQNDEFLIELTKGQQIIDNDDSLLNFISEKYFESFMQLYHINLIHCDEESMIMIMPDNFETSCYQYFSERIKNSKSIIREDTLYLIQSSFQYRNYIGRVPYQLDSVHKSCIFIEFVSKVKPKEMGLPAILEKSHIYQSTLLRNYSYAVYGDGDLTDVYGKFDYKQKLEDYRLTSYHDTYFDKNNYQHYIYSKNKENVLIISLEKPGWLQRLASFAFIFLFYSLFTFLLYFLFNTASLQNSVSSFQGRLQYSMIILLLFSFILIGVSSLYYIIYLNQAKNADSLMEKAHSVLIELEHKLSGMEEFTSADHQYVESLLMKFAEVFFTDITLYNKKGELLASSRPEMFSAALLSNRMEANAYYELKFLKNSFFIQEEKIGSQNYLSAYLPFRNQDNHSVAYLNLPYFAKQYELEEEVSGFIVAFLNIYLFLLFITVVITLVVSRYLSKPLQMIKEKMGKLDLQDTNEKIEWNKDDEIGELVKEYNRMVEELSLSAQKLAITQRESAWREMAQQIAHEIKNPLTPMKLNVQYLERAWDDQVEDFEVRMKRITKGLQEQIDVLSEIAGQFSTFAAIDKIQAQQLDIKSIIIDVESIFKGNDHVAFSHEFMEEDILVSADKNQLIRVFNNLYKNAVQAIGQNSSGAIHTKLTRVSESLEIRISDDGCGIADSELTHIFEPRFTTKTSGMGLGLALVKKMIENIGGTIRVETILKKGTSFIIKIPIV; this is encoded by the coding sequence ATGAAGATGATCCTGAAGAAATATATGCTCCTGATAAATATTTCACTGCTATTGCTAGTGACTGTCGCTTATGTTATTTTAGGGAATAATAAGTCTGAATCTATTACCAATGTTGCTCAGCAAATTCAAAGTCAAGTTCAGTCGGATCAGGTTCTTTTAGATGGGATTTTATTAGAATTACAAGAGGTATTAATCCTCAATGGAAAAGAAGCATTTGAGATTAAGGCTTTATCCTATCAGGCTAAATATAAAAATAGATTTGCTTTTGCTTTATATGAGGATCAGCAGCTAGAATTATGGACTGAAAACCATATTGTGTTTTCTGAAAGCTTTAATGAAATTGATAAACCAGGGCTTCAGCATTTGGGCTCTTACCAAGTTGTGCTTCGCTATAAACAAGTTCAGCAATTTTCGATTGTTGGAGTTCAGATCATAAAAATCCAATACCCTTGGGAAAATGAATATTTAATGAGCCATCTGGCTAGCTATTTTAGTATTTCAAAGAAATTGATTGTAAGTGATACCAAGGGCTTTCTTGTGGAGGGAAATAAAGGAGAAGAACTTTTTTATATTGATTCTGCTGAGAATAACTCTTTAGGAAAATTGAAATTGCTCCCCTTCTTCTTGTTTATCTTCTCATTTTACTTTTTGGCTCAGATTCTGCAAAAGCTATTAAAGAAATTATCTAAAGAGAAAGAATTAATAGCATTAAGTATTTTTAGTTTAGTCATTTTTACTTGGTATGGAATCCATTTATTCTTTGGGGTGCCAGAGTTTATATTTCAGAGTGAATTGTTTTCTCCTGGCCTTTATGCTCATTTCTGGATTTATAATACTATTGGAAACTTATTCTTTATTAGCTTGATGTTAATGGTAGTAGTGATTTATTATTTTAATCACGTAAAAACTCGCCAACTCAATGTCTTGTTCATCCATATTTACCTTGTTTTTATTTTCCTCCTCTATTATATCTTGGTCATTTTAATCAGGAGTTTGATTTTCGATTCCCAAATTGGTCTAGATTTGTTTCAGCTAGCCTCATTAAATATATATAGCTATTTAGTAATATTGATTATCTTTATTCTGCAGTTTTCTTTATTTTTTGCTGTTTATCGTTGGTTGGGACATTTCATCAATTGCAAAAAAGTAGAATATCATATATGGATCTTTCTTTTAGGAATAGGCGTTTTACCTCTTGTCACCTCAAGCGATTTTTTAATCTCTTTTTGGTTGATACATCTTTCTATTAGTGCCATTATTATTTTGACCTTTTATTGGCAAAGAAGAAACACAGGTAACAGAAAGCTTGGTGAAGTTTTGTTTTTTCTGGTATTTTTTACTTTCCTAACCACTTTTTATCTCAATTACTTAAACGATCAGAAGGAAGGTCTTATCAGAGAAACATCAGCATTAACCTTAGATTTAGAAAATGATCCTTTTTTAGAAGAACAGTTTATTTCTTCTATTGAGAAAATTCAAAATGATGAGTTTCTTATTGAACTCACAAAGGGACAGCAGATTATTGATAATGATGACAGTCTCCTCAACTTTATTTCGGAAAAGTACTTTGAATCTTTTATGCAGTTATATCATATCAACCTGATACACTGCGATGAGGAAAGTATGATTATGATTATGCCTGATAATTTCGAAACATCATGTTATCAGTATTTTAGTGAAAGGATAAAAAATAGCAAATCAATTATTCGAGAGGATACTTTGTATTTGATTCAAAGTTCATTTCAGTACAGGAATTATATTGGAAGAGTTCCTTATCAGTTAGATTCGGTTCATAAATCTTGTATTTTTATTGAATTTGTATCTAAAGTAAAACCTAAAGAAATGGGACTTCCTGCGATATTAGAGAAATCCCATATTTATCAATCAACTTTATTAAGAAATTATTCCTACGCAGTATATGGTGATGGAGATTTAACTGATGTTTATGGTAAGTTTGATTATAAGCAAAAGCTGGAAGATTATAGATTGACTTCTTATCATGATACTTATTTCGATAAAAATAATTATCAGCATTATATTTATTCCAAGAACAAAGAAAATGTATTGATCATTAGCTTAGAAAAACCAGGCTGGTTGCAGCGGTTAGCTTCTTTCGCATTTATTTTCTTGTTCTATAGCTTATTCACTTTCTTGCTTTACTTTCTGTTTAATACTGCTTCATTACAAAATTCGGTAAGTAGTTTCCAAGGTAGACTTCAATATTCCATGATCATACTCCTCTTATTTTCGTTTATTCTAATAGGAGTTTCTAGTTTATATTATATCATATATCTGAATCAGGCAAAAAATGCTGATAGTTTGATGGAAAAAGCCCATTCCGTTTTAATAGAATTAGAGCATAAATTGAGTGGTATGGAGGAGTTCACATCTGCAGATCATCAGTATGTAGAAAGTTTGTTGATGAAATTCGCAGAAGTATTTTTTACCGATATCACCTTGTATAACAAGAAAGGCGAGTTGTTAGCAAGCAGTAGACCAGAAATGTTTAGTGCCGCATTATTATCGAATAGGATGGAAGCCAATGCTTATTATGAATTGAAATTTCTTAAGAACTCTTTCTTCATTCAGGAAGAAAAAATTGGCTCTCAAAACTATTTATCGGCTTACCTTCCATTTAGGAATCAAGACAATCATTCTGTTGCCTATCTGAATCTGCCATACTTTGCCAAGCAGTACGAATTGGAAGAGGAGGTCTCTGGATTCATCGTAGCTTTCTTAAATATCTATTTATTCCTATTGTTTATTACTGTAGTGATAACCCTTGTGGTCTCTCGATATTTGAGTAAACCTTTGCAAATGATTAAAGAAAAAATGGGGAAGCTAGATTTGCAAGATACTAATGAGAAGATTGAGTGGAATAAGGATGACGAGATTGGTGAGTTAGTTAAAGAGTATAATAGAATGGTGGAAGAATTGAGTTTAAGTGCTCAGAAATTAGCCATTACCCAAAGGGAATCGGCTTGGCGTGAAATGGCTCAGCAAATTGCTCATGAGATTAAAAATCCACTCACACCCATGAAACTCAATGTGCAGTATTTAGAAAGGGCTTGGGACGATCAGGTGGAGGATTTTGAAGTGAGGATGAAGAGGATTACCAAAGGATTACAAGAGCAAATTGACGTGCTAAGTGAGATTGCTGGACAGTTTAGTACCTTTGCAGCAATTGATAAAATCCAAGCTCAACAATTAGATATCAAGAGCATTATTATAGACGTGGAAAGCATTTTTAAGGGCAATGATCATGTGGCCTTCTCCCATGAATTTATGGAGGAAGATATATTAGTTTCGGCCGATAAAAATCAATTGATTAGAGTATTTAATAATCTGTATAAAAATGCGGTTCAAGCCATAGGACAAAACTCATCGGGCGCTATTCATACTAAATTAACAAGGGTGAGTGAAAGCCTAGAGATTCGAATTAGTGATGATGGCTGTGGCATTGCTGATAGCGAACTTACTCATATTTTTGAACCACGATTTACCACAAAAACTAGTGGAATGGGACTAGGCTTGGCATTGGTAAAAAAGATGATAGAGAATATCGGAGGAACTATTCGAGTGGAAACCATCCTCAAAAAAGGGACTAGTTTTATTATTAAAATTCCTATTGTTTAA